A region from the Myxococcales bacterium genome encodes:
- a CDS encoding HEAT repeat domain-containing protein translates to MTRRSLNMSWMVIAFLTLASQAFAESAPATWYRHARLHQTAPPVSIRVQPTDEGVALLADSARLDLPLTHPRSISVRSFRLGKADDAYVAVVRVKSEEMRYAALLVAPEGRADWLWSGREDLHGDPGERIAQAVTIRKQGPLARVTVSEARERVRVCGQPLAAIEPQYLDPQTMSLRAVVLPRIPQALRNAAILVKPLAERPDEFPDMPKVALLSRNRALRYPEDFVTWSWESQSWPLEALRIQMGSPASVPGRLLLIGNTGVPLAVTLPPDTQGGAIWVRFSKPKMWRCVSVVREDGSLVLSQMELSGYSELDRKNGLEQLLSRWRQGGEAQDEATSLLKHWGTEAVLRLHHNYGSLGALSRRGAVSIFASYAPRTPVALLALGRAAQDRDAVTRQAAVKALMAIGDEALGELDTISLYPSREGDHVARWMAEHHPENALPTLLKALGRRGGTERAALREALRATVSHLGTDRGDGALVKWWSSKPTVGARAGAILALSPISAERNRMADWLKQTVTEARSFEARWRLVLAAALLPPDTVIDRWLVHMFEHAAPWMLREQALYALSQRQSAAAPKIALLAVRDRYPLVRAHAIAALTAHRQAAAWPFIAQRLSDPAEWPLVQAAAVHFVTALCLHKAAKVALMPLFRTHPARYRWLLRELAHKPTSCQIPGNL, encoded by the coding sequence ATGACGCGCCGATCGCTGAATATGAGCTGGATGGTCATCGCTTTTTTGACGCTCGCCTCTCAGGCATTCGCGGAGTCAGCCCCCGCCACGTGGTACCGTCATGCGCGGCTGCACCAAACAGCGCCTCCGGTCAGCATCCGCGTCCAGCCCACGGACGAAGGGGTAGCACTGCTAGCCGATAGCGCCCGTCTTGATCTTCCCTTAACGCATCCACGCTCCATCTCGGTACGTTCGTTTCGACTCGGCAAAGCGGACGATGCGTACGTGGCGGTCGTTCGCGTGAAGTCTGAAGAGATGCGTTACGCAGCGCTGCTCGTAGCGCCCGAGGGGCGCGCGGATTGGTTGTGGTCTGGCCGTGAAGATCTGCACGGCGATCCCGGAGAGCGAATCGCGCAAGCAGTGACTATCAGGAAACAGGGTCCCTTGGCGCGCGTGACGGTGAGCGAAGCGCGAGAACGGGTGCGGGTTTGCGGACAACCGCTCGCCGCCATCGAACCGCAGTACCTCGACCCTCAAACGATGTCGCTTCGCGCCGTGGTATTGCCGCGCATTCCGCAAGCCCTCAGGAACGCAGCGATCTTAGTCAAGCCGCTTGCCGAGCGGCCCGATGAGTTCCCGGACATGCCAAAAGTGGCGTTACTAAGTCGCAACCGAGCCCTCCGCTATCCGGAGGATTTCGTCACTTGGAGTTGGGAGAGCCAAAGCTGGCCCCTAGAGGCGCTGCGCATCCAAATGGGGAGTCCGGCGAGCGTGCCCGGCCGGCTGCTTCTCATCGGGAATACTGGCGTGCCCCTCGCCGTCACCTTGCCACCTGATACACAGGGTGGAGCAATCTGGGTCAGATTCAGCAAGCCGAAGATGTGGCGCTGCGTCTCGGTTGTGCGTGAAGATGGTTCCCTTGTTCTCTCTCAGATGGAACTATCGGGGTACAGCGAGCTTGATCGGAAGAACGGACTTGAGCAGCTGCTTTCGCGATGGCGTCAAGGCGGAGAAGCGCAAGACGAAGCCACTTCCCTGCTCAAGCACTGGGGAACAGAAGCCGTCTTGCGCCTCCACCATAACTACGGCAGCTTGGGCGCCCTTTCGCGCCGAGGCGCGGTCTCTATTTTCGCAAGCTACGCGCCCCGCACGCCCGTGGCTTTATTGGCGCTCGGTCGAGCGGCGCAGGACCGTGACGCGGTTACAAGACAGGCGGCAGTCAAAGCGTTGATGGCAATCGGAGATGAGGCCTTAGGGGAACTCGATACCATCAGCCTGTATCCTTCAAGAGAAGGGGACCATGTTGCACGCTGGATGGCCGAACACCATCCGGAGAATGCCCTTCCCACGCTTTTAAAAGCGTTGGGACGCCGGGGCGGGACGGAGCGCGCGGCGCTCAGGGAAGCCCTTCGGGCCACGGTCTCTCATCTCGGCACGGACCGTGGCGATGGCGCGCTTGTGAAGTGGTGGTCGTCTAAGCCAACGGTGGGCGCGCGCGCGGGGGCTATTCTTGCGCTCTCCCCGATTTCGGCCGAGCGCAATCGTATGGCCGATTGGCTCAAGCAAACCGTGACGGAGGCTCGGTCGTTTGAAGCCCGATGGCGGCTTGTGCTGGCAGCCGCCCTGTTGCCCCCCGATACCGTCATTGACCGCTGGCTCGTACACATGTTCGAGCATGCCGCGCCTTGGATGCTGCGGGAGCAGGCGCTTTATGCCCTCTCGCAACGGCAAAGCGCGGCGGCCCCAAAAATTGCGCTTTTGGCCGTCCGCGACAGATATCCTCTCGTTCGGGCCCACGCGATTGCGGCGCTTACGGCGCATCGGCAAGCCGCAGCCTGGCCGTTCATCGCGCAACGGCTGAGTGATCCGGCAG